In the genome of Alphaproteobacteria bacterium, one region contains:
- the rpsJ gene encoding 30S ribosomal protein S10: protein MDNQNIRIRLKAFDHRVLDQSTSEIVNTAKRTGARVRGPIPLPTRIERFTVLRSPHIDKKSREQFEIRTHKRLLDIVDPTPQTVDALMKLDLAAGVDVEIKL, encoded by the coding sequence ATGGATAACCAGAACATTCGCATCCGCCTGAAGGCGTTCGACCACCGGGTGCTGGACCAGTCGACGAGCGAGATCGTCAATACGGCCAAGCGCACCGGTGCGCGGGTGCGGGGACCGATTCCGTTGCCGACGCGGATCGAGCGGTTCACGGTGCTGCGCTCGCCGCACATCGACAAGAAGTCGCGCGAGCAGTTCGAGATCCGGACCCACAAGCGCCTGCTCGATATCGTCGATCCGACGCCGCAGACGGTGGACGCGCTGATGAAGCTCGACCTCGCCGCCGGCGTCGACGTCGAAATCAAGCTCTGA
- a CDS encoding 50S ribosomal protein L23, whose translation MKSKYHRTVSVSRERMYAIIRGPVITEKATMGAENGQITFRVSMDATKPEIKLAVEQLFDVKVTAVNTLRQKGKIKRWRGKPGRRPDSKKAVVTLAEGQSIDVTTGI comes from the coding sequence ATGAAGAGCAAGTACCACCGGACGGTGAGCGTCAGCCGTGAGCGGATGTACGCCATCATCCGCGGTCCGGTGATCACCGAGAAGGCGACGATGGGCGCCGAGAACGGGCAGATCACCTTCCGGGTGTCGATGGACGCGACCAAGCCGGAGATCAAGCTGGCGGTCGAGCAGCTGTTCGACGTCAAGGTCACGGCGGTGAACACCCTGCGCCAGAAGGGCAAGATCAAGCGCTGGCGCGGCAAGCCGGGCCGGCGTCCGGACAGCAAGAAAGCCGTCGTGACCCTGGCCGAGGGCCAGTCGATCGACGTGACGACCGGCATCTGA
- the rpsL gene encoding 30S ribosomal protein S12, whose translation MPTINQLIRKPRKAPRARNKVPALEACPQKRGVCTRVYTTTPKKPNSALRKVARVRLTNGFEVTSYIPGIGHNLQEHSVVMIRGGRVKDLPGVRYHIIRGTLDTQGVKDRRQRRSKYGAKRPK comes from the coding sequence ATGCCGACGATCAACCAGTTGATCCGCAAGCCGCGCAAGGCACCGCGCGCACGCAACAAGGTGCCGGCGCTCGAGGCCTGCCCGCAGAAGCGCGGCGTGTGCACCCGCGTCTACACCACGACGCCGAAGAAGCCGAACTCGGCGCTGCGCAAGGTCGCGCGCGTGCGGCTGACCAACGGCTTCGAGGTGACAAGCTACATCCCGGGCATCGGCCATAACCTGCAGGAACACTCGGTGGTGATGATCCGCGGCGGCCGCGTCAAGGACCTGCCCGGCGTCCGCTACCACATCATCCGCGGTACCCTCGACACCCAGGGCGTCAAGGACCGCCGCCAGCGCCGGTCGAAATACGGCGCCAAGCGCCCGAAGTAA
- the rpsG gene encoding 30S ribosomal protein S7 — protein MSRRHSAVRREIIPDPLHGDRTVTKFMNCLMRDGKKSAAEQIVYGAFERMSQRGVGDPLRLFHEALENVMPQIEVRSRRVGGATYQVPNEVRPERAQALAIRWLISNSRGRSEKTMVERLCNELMDAANNRGGAIKKREDTHRMAEANKAFSHYRW, from the coding sequence ATGTCACGCCGCCACAGCGCCGTCCGACGCGAGATCATTCCGGATCCGTTGCACGGCGACCGCACGGTCACCAAGTTCATGAACTGCCTGATGCGCGACGGCAAGAAGTCGGCCGCCGAGCAGATCGTCTACGGCGCGTTCGAGCGCATGAGTCAGCGCGGCGTCGGCGATCCCCTGCGCCTGTTCCACGAGGCGCTGGAAAACGTGATGCCGCAGATCGAGGTGCGCTCGCGGCGCGTCGGCGGCGCCACCTACCAGGTTCCGAACGAGGTCCGGCCGGAGCGGGCGCAGGCGCTCGCCATCCGCTGGCTCATCTCGAATTCGCGCGGCCGGTCGGAAAAGACCATGGTCGAGCGCCTCTGCAACGAACTCATGGACGCAGCGAACAACCGCGGCGGCGCAATCAAGAAGCGGGAGGATACGCACCGGATGGCGGAGGCCAACAAGGCCTTCTCGCACTATCGCTGGTGA
- the rpsS gene encoding 30S ribosomal protein S19 translates to MARSVWKGPFVDGYLLKKADKVRESGRNEVIKIWSRRSTILPQFVGLTFGVYNGQKFLPVLVTENMVGHKFGEFSPTRTYYGHAADKKAKRK, encoded by the coding sequence GTGGCACGTTCGGTTTGGAAGGGTCCGTTCGTCGACGGCTATCTGCTGAAGAAGGCCGACAAGGTACGCGAGTCGGGCCGCAACGAGGTGATCAAGATCTGGTCGCGGCGGTCGACCATCCTGCCGCAGTTCGTCGGCCTGACGTTCGGCGTCTACAACGGGCAGAAGTTCCTGCCGGTGCTGGTGACCGAGAACATGGTCGGCCACAAGTTCGGCGAGTTCTCGCCGACCCGGACCTACTACGGCCATGCGGCCGACAAGAAGGCGAAGAGGAAGTAG
- the fusA gene encoding elongation factor G encodes MARQTPLNRYRNIGIMAHIDAGKTTTTERILYYTGRSHKIGEVHDGAATMDWMEQEQERGITITSAATTAFWRDHRVNIIDTPGHVDFTIEVERSLRVLDGAVAVFDSVAGVEPQSETVWRQADKYRVPRMCFVNKMDRIGADFFRCVQMMEDRLGATPLVTQLPIGTESDFVGVVDLIRMRAIRWKEETLGAEFVYEDIPADLADIAAEYREKLVEAAVEQDEPALEAYLEGSEPDEATLIKCIRKGTLSLTFVPVLCGSAFKNKGVQPLLDAVVDYMPAPTDVPDVRGVKMDGETTDTRPTNDEAPFSALAFKIMTDPFVGSLTFARIYSGVLETGTSVMNSVKDNRERVGRMLLMHANHREDIKEARAGDIVAICGLKATTTGDTLCDPVKPIILERMEFPEPVIEVAVEPKTKGDQEKMGIALSRLAQEDPSFRVSSDAESGQTIIKGMGELHLEIIVDRMKREFKVEANVGAPQVAYRETITRRHEIDYTHKKQSGGSGQYARIKLVLEPGEAGSGFAFENAITGGAVPKEYIPGVEKGLKGSCESGVLAGFPMIDFKASLIDGAYHDVDSSVLAFEIAARAAYREGMAKAGPVLLEPIMDVEVVTPEEYMGDVIGDLNSRRGQIQSMEARGNANVVKAMVPLANMFGYVNTLRSMSQGRATYTMQFHHYEQVPQAVAEEVRAKMA; translated from the coding sequence ATGGCGCGGCAGACTCCCCTCAACCGGTATCGCAACATCGGCATCATGGCCCACATCGATGCCGGCAAGACGACGACCACCGAGCGCATCCTCTATTACACCGGCCGGTCCCATAAGATCGGCGAGGTCCATGACGGCGCGGCGACCATGGACTGGATGGAGCAGGAGCAGGAGCGCGGCATCACCATCACCTCGGCCGCGACCACCGCGTTCTGGCGCGACCACCGGGTCAACATCATCGACACGCCGGGCCACGTCGACTTCACCATCGAGGTCGAGCGCTCGCTGCGCGTGCTCGACGGTGCCGTTGCCGTGTTCGACAGCGTCGCCGGCGTCGAGCCGCAGTCGGAGACCGTCTGGCGCCAGGCCGACAAGTACCGCGTGCCGCGGATGTGTTTCGTCAACAAGATGGACCGTATCGGCGCCGACTTCTTCCGCTGCGTGCAGATGATGGAAGACCGGCTGGGCGCCACCCCGCTGGTCACCCAGCTGCCGATCGGCACCGAGAGCGACTTCGTCGGCGTGGTCGACCTGATCCGCATGCGGGCGATCCGCTGGAAGGAAGAGACCCTCGGCGCCGAGTTCGTCTACGAGGATATCCCGGCCGATCTGGCCGACATCGCCGCCGAGTATCGCGAGAAGCTGGTCGAGGCCGCCGTCGAGCAGGACGAGCCGGCGCTCGAAGCCTATCTGGAGGGCAGCGAGCCGGACGAGGCGACGCTGATCAAGTGCATCCGCAAGGGCACGCTCAGCCTGACCTTCGTGCCGGTGCTGTGCGGCAGCGCGTTCAAGAACAAGGGCGTCCAGCCGCTGCTCGACGCCGTCGTCGACTACATGCCGGCGCCGACCGACGTGCCCGACGTGCGCGGCGTGAAGATGGACGGCGAGACCACCGACACCCGGCCGACCAACGACGAAGCGCCGTTCTCGGCGCTGGCGTTCAAGATCATGACCGATCCGTTCGTCGGCTCGCTGACCTTCGCCCGCATCTATTCGGGCGTGCTGGAGACCGGGACGTCGGTGATGAACTCGGTCAAGGACAACCGCGAGCGCGTCGGCCGCATGCTGCTGATGCATGCCAACCACCGCGAGGACATCAAGGAGGCCCGCGCCGGCGACATCGTCGCCATCTGCGGCCTGAAGGCGACCACCACCGGCGACACCCTGTGCGACCCGGTGAAGCCGATCATCCTGGAGCGGATGGAGTTCCCCGAGCCGGTGATCGAGGTCGCGGTCGAGCCGAAGACCAAGGGCGACCAGGAGAAGATGGGCATCGCCCTGTCGCGGCTGGCGCAGGAGGACCCGTCCTTCCGCGTGAGCTCCGACGCCGAGAGCGGCCAGACCATCATCAAGGGCATGGGCGAGCTGCACCTCGAGATCATCGTCGACCGCATGAAGCGCGAGTTCAAGGTCGAGGCCAATGTCGGTGCGCCGCAGGTGGCCTATCGCGAGACCATCACCCGCCGGCACGAGATCGACTACACCCACAAGAAGCAGTCCGGCGGCTCTGGCCAGTACGCGCGGATCAAGCTGGTGCTGGAGCCGGGCGAGGCCGGGTCGGGCTTCGCGTTCGAGAACGCGATCACCGGCGGCGCGGTGCCGAAGGAATACATCCCCGGCGTCGAGAAGGGCCTGAAGGGCTCCTGCGAATCCGGCGTGCTGGCCGGCTTTCCGATGATCGACTTCAAGGCCTCGCTGATCGACGGCGCCTATCACGACGTCGACTCCAGCGTGCTGGCGTTCGAGATCGCGGCGCGGGCGGCCTATCGCGAGGGCATGGCCAAGGCGGGCCCGGTGCTGCTGGAGCCGATCATGGACGTCGAGGTGGTGACGCCCGAGGAATATATGGGCGACGTCATCGGCGACCTGAACAGCCGGCGCGGCCAGATCCAGTCGATGGAGGCGCGCGGCAATGCCAACGTCGTCAAGGCGATGGTGCCGCTGGCCAACATGTTCGGCTACGTCAACACCCTGCGCTCGATGAGCCAGGGCCGTGCCACCTACACGATGCAGTTCCATCACTACGAGCAGGTTCCGCAGGCGGTTGCCGAGGAAGTCCGGGCCAAGATGGCCTGA
- the rplC gene encoding 50S ribosomal protein L3, with translation MRTGIIARKLGMTRVFDAEGAHVPVTVLAMDDCQVIAQRTEERDGYTAVQLGAGRAKVKNVGKPERERFAKAGVEPKMKLKEFRVAADALVDVGASLSAAHFVPGQLVDVSSTSIGKGFAGAMKRHNFGGLRASHGVSVSHRSHGSTGQCQDPGKVFKGKKMAGHMGDRMVTTQNLQVFRIDTDRDLILVRGAVPGAEGGWVYVRDAVKRKRPEDAPYPAGLKAAAGAAVPAEAADTPADTATDAAPETSADTQES, from the coding sequence ATGCGGACTGGTATTATCGCACGCAAGCTGGGCATGACCCGCGTGTTCGACGCGGAGGGCGCGCATGTTCCGGTGACCGTGCTGGCCATGGACGACTGCCAGGTGATCGCCCAGCGGACCGAGGAGCGCGACGGCTACACCGCCGTGCAGCTCGGCGCCGGGCGCGCCAAGGTGAAGAATGTCGGCAAGCCCGAGCGCGAGCGCTTCGCCAAGGCCGGCGTCGAGCCGAAGATGAAGCTGAAGGAATTCCGGGTTGCCGCGGACGCGCTGGTCGATGTCGGCGCCAGCCTGTCGGCCGCGCACTTCGTGCCGGGCCAGCTGGTCGACGTGTCGTCGACCAGCATCGGCAAGGGCTTCGCCGGTGCGATGAAGCGGCACAACTTCGGCGGCCTGCGCGCCAGCCACGGCGTGTCGGTCAGCCACCGCAGCCACGGCTCGACCGGCCAGTGCCAGGACCCCGGCAAGGTGTTCAAGGGCAAGAAGATGGCCGGCCACATGGGCGACCGCATGGTCACCACCCAGAACCTGCAGGTGTTCCGCATCGACACCGACCGCGACCTGATCCTGGTCCGCGGCGCGGTGCCGGGCGCCGAGGGCGGCTGGGTCTATGTCCGCGACGCGGTCAAGCGCAAGCGGCCCGAGGACGCGCCCTATCCGGCCGGCCTGAAGGCGGCCGCAGGCGCGGCGGTCCCGGCCGAGGCGGCAGATACGCCTGCAGACACGGCGACCGATGCGGCGCCGGAGACCTCTGCGGACACGCAGGAAAGCTGA
- the rplD gene encoding 50S ribosomal protein L4 — MKLKVVNLDAAEAGDIDLPDEIFGVEVRRDILARVVNWQLAKRRAGTHKVKGRSEIARTGKKLGRQKGGGGARHGSRRSNIFIGGGRVHGPVVRDHSHKLPKKVRRLGLMCALSAKAAEGQLLVLDSIAMTEPRTAPLAAKLAKLGLKGALVIDGQTPDDNFQRAAANIPGIAVLPSQGANVYDILKRDTLVLTRAGVAALSERLAS; from the coding sequence ATGAAGCTGAAAGTCGTCAATCTGGACGCGGCCGAGGCGGGCGACATCGACCTGCCCGACGAGATCTTCGGGGTCGAGGTGCGCCGCGACATCCTGGCGCGCGTGGTCAACTGGCAGTTGGCCAAGCGCCGCGCCGGCACCCACAAGGTCAAGGGGCGTTCCGAGATCGCGCGGACCGGCAAGAAGCTGGGCCGCCAGAAGGGCGGCGGCGGCGCCCGCCACGGGTCGCGCCGCAGCAACATCTTCATCGGCGGCGGCCGCGTGCACGGCCCGGTGGTGCGCGACCACAGCCACAAGCTGCCGAAGAAGGTGCGCCGGCTGGGCCTGATGTGCGCGCTGTCGGCCAAGGCGGCCGAGGGCCAGCTGCTGGTGCTGGACAGCATCGCGATGACGGAGCCGCGTACCGCGCCGCTGGCGGCCAAGCTGGCGAAGCTGGGCCTGAAGGGTGCGCTGGTCATCGACGGCCAGACGCCCGACGACAACTTCCAGCGCGCCGCGGCCAACATCCCGGGCATCGCCGTGCTGCCGAGCCAGGGCGCCAACGTGTACGACATCCTGAAGCGCGACACCCTGGTGCTGACCCGCGCCGGCGTCGCCGCCCTCAGCGAAAGGCTTGCGTCATGA
- the rplB gene encoding 50S ribosomal protein L2, translating to MALKTYNPTTPGQRQLVLVDRSALYKGRPVKALTEGLTKKGGRNNYGRITARRIGGGHKRLYRVVDFKRRNFDQPATVERIEYDPNRTAFIALIRYEDGTQNYILAPQRLGVGDSVVSGQRVDVKPGNAMPLNSIPVGTIVHNVELKPGKGGQMARSAGTYVQLVGRDSGYAQLKLSSGEVRVVRGECMATIGAVSNPDKSNIKLGKAGRKRWLGKRPSVRGVAMNPIDHPHGGGEGRTSGGRHPVTPWGKPTKGKRTRHNKATDKFIIRRRRSRK from the coding sequence ATGGCACTGAAGACCTACAACCCGACGACGCCCGGCCAGCGCCAGCTGGTGCTGGTCGACCGTTCGGCGCTGTACAAGGGCCGTCCGGTCAAGGCGCTGACCGAGGGCCTGACCAAGAAGGGCGGGCGCAACAACTACGGTCGGATCACCGCGCGGCGCATCGGCGGCGGCCACAAGCGGCTGTATCGCGTGGTCGACTTCAAGCGGCGCAATTTCGATCAGCCGGCGACGGTGGAGCGGATCGAGTACGATCCCAACCGCACGGCGTTCATCGCGCTGATCCGCTACGAGGACGGCACACAGAACTACATCCTGGCGCCGCAGCGCCTCGGCGTCGGCGACAGCGTGGTGTCCGGCCAGCGGGTCGACGTGAAGCCGGGCAACGCGATGCCGCTGAACTCGATCCCGGTCGGCACCATCGTGCACAACGTGGAGCTGAAGCCGGGCAAGGGCGGCCAGATGGCGCGGTCGGCCGGCACCTATGTGCAGTTGGTCGGCCGCGACTCCGGCTATGCCCAGCTGAAGCTGTCGTCGGGCGAGGTCCGCGTGGTGCGGGGCGAGTGCATGGCCACCATCGGCGCGGTGTCCAACCCCGACAAGTCGAACATCAAGCTCGGCAAGGCCGGGCGCAAGCGCTGGCTGGGCAAGCGCCCGTCGGTGCGCGGCGTGGCGATGAACCCGATCGACCATCCGCACGGCGGCGGCGAGGGCCGCACCAGCGGCGGCCGCCATCCGGTGACGCCGTGGGGCAAGCCGACCAAGGGCAAGAGGACGCGGCACAACAAGGCGACGGACAAGTTCATCATCCGCCGCCGGCGTTCGCGCAAGTAA
- the rpoC gene encoding DNA-directed RNA polymerase subunit beta', with amino-acid sequence PEWMILDVVPVIPPDLRPLVPLDGGRFATSDLNDLYRRVINRNNRLKRLIELRAPDIIVRNEKRMLQEAVDALFDNGRRGRVITGANKRPLKSLSDMLKGKQGRFRQNLLGKRVDYSGRSVIVVGPELKLHQCGLPKKMALELFKPFIYSKLELYGMATTIKAAKKMVEKERPEVWDILEEVIREHPVLLNRAPTLHRLGIQAFEPVLIEGKAIQLHPLVCTAFNADFDGDQMAVHVPLSLEAQLEARVLMMSTNNILSPANGKPIIVPSQDIVLGLYYITMDSPVAVGPAVSVDSAEALADALDSGHVLLRKPDDRSEEPAYKDAADAFAKVKAGKAVAHRVPTFTSMGEIEHAVEAGALSIHSQIRARLATVDETGTPVVLTVNTTPGRMMLAQVLPKHPNVPFGLVNRLLTKREISQVIDVVYRHCGQKETVIFCDRMMNIGFTRACRAGISFGKDDLIIPATKAERVEETRALIKEFETQYQEGLITQGEKYNKVVDAWSRCTDLVAEEMMAEMQRPTDRRGINSVYMMAHSGARGSAQQIKQLAGMRGLMAKPSGEIIETPIISNFKEGLTVLEYFNSTHGARKGLADTALKTANSGYLTRRLVDVAQDCIITEHDCGTEKGLSMSAIIEGGNVVETLGERILGRTVMHDVVHPETGETLAEAGQILQEEDVERIERAGVETVQIRSPLVCESQVGVCGQCYGRDLARGTSVNIGEAVGVIAAQSIGEPGTQLTMRTFHIGGAAQKSAVKSHIEANYDGKVELKNRNVVTDSENRLIVMGRNCELRVLDDNGRERAKHRIPYGAKLLVENGEAVARGTRLAEWDPFNIPVIVDQSGKVRYRDLVENVTFSEVVDEATGISSKVVMESPRSSALQPAIDVVDEAGEVRISESGQQATFKLSVNAILSVEDGAEVAPGDVIARVPQESSKTRDITGGLPRVAELFEARKPKDHAVIAEIDGRIEFGKDYKAKQRVIIRPDDEEAEPFEYLLPKGRNVLVREGDYVQKGDLLVDGNPVPHDILRVLGVEELARYLVNEIQDVYRLQGVKINDKHIEVIVRQMLQKVEIVEPGDTTYLVGELADRAEFQAINEAMVEEGLRTAMAQPVLQGITKASLQTRSFISAASFQETTRVLTDAAVNGKMDELSGLKENVIVGRLIPAGTGNIMNKYRRIAADHDREVAELATERAQLAGAEPGADAGPDAPAADAAE; translated from the coding sequence GCCGGAATGGATGATCCTGGACGTCGTGCCGGTGATTCCGCCGGACCTGCGCCCGCTGGTGCCGCTCGACGGCGGCCGCTTCGCGACCTCCGACCTCAACGACCTCTACCGCCGGGTCATCAACCGCAACAACCGCCTGAAGCGGCTGATCGAGCTGCGCGCGCCCGACATCATCGTGCGCAACGAGAAGCGCATGCTGCAGGAGGCCGTCGACGCGCTGTTCGACAACGGCCGCCGCGGCCGCGTCATCACCGGCGCCAACAAGCGGCCGCTGAAGTCGCTCAGCGACATGCTGAAGGGCAAGCAGGGCCGGTTCCGGCAGAACCTGCTCGGCAAGCGTGTCGACTATTCCGGCCGCTCGGTCATCGTGGTCGGCCCGGAGCTGAAGCTGCACCAGTGCGGCCTGCCGAAGAAGATGGCGCTGGAGCTGTTCAAGCCGTTCATCTACTCGAAGCTCGAGCTCTACGGCATGGCGACCACGATCAAGGCCGCCAAGAAGATGGTGGAGAAGGAGCGGCCCGAGGTCTGGGACATCCTGGAAGAGGTGATCCGCGAGCATCCGGTGCTGCTGAACCGTGCGCCGACGCTGCACCGCCTCGGCATCCAGGCGTTCGAGCCGGTGCTGATCGAGGGCAAGGCGATCCAGCTGCACCCGCTGGTCTGCACCGCCTTCAACGCCGACTTCGACGGCGACCAGATGGCGGTGCACGTGCCGCTGTCGCTGGAGGCGCAGCTCGAGGCGCGCGTGTTGATGATGTCGACCAACAACATCCTCAGCCCGGCGAACGGCAAGCCGATCATCGTGCCGTCGCAGGACATCGTGCTCGGTCTCTACTACATCACCATGGACTCGCCGGTCGCGGTGGGCCCGGCGGTGAGCGTGGATTCGGCCGAGGCGCTGGCGGATGCGCTCGACAGCGGGCACGTGCTGCTGCGCAAGCCGGACGATCGCTCCGAGGAGCCGGCCTACAAGGACGCGGCCGACGCCTTCGCCAAGGTCAAGGCGGGCAAGGCGGTTGCGCACCGGGTGCCGACCTTCACCTCGATGGGCGAGATCGAGCATGCGGTCGAGGCCGGCGCGCTGTCGATCCACTCGCAGATTCGCGCCCGCCTGGCCACGGTCGACGAGACCGGGACCCCGGTGGTGCTGACGGTCAACACCACCCCGGGCCGCATGATGCTGGCCCAGGTGCTTCCGAAGCACCCGAACGTGCCGTTCGGTCTGGTCAACCGGCTGCTGACCAAGCGCGAGATCAGCCAGGTCATCGACGTGGTCTATCGCCACTGCGGGCAGAAGGAGACGGTGATCTTCTGCGACCGCATGATGAACATCGGCTTCACCCGGGCCTGCCGGGCCGGCATCTCGTTCGGCAAGGACGACCTGATCATCCCGGCGACCAAGGCCGAGCGGGTCGAAGAGACCCGCGCGCTGATCAAGGAGTTCGAGACCCAGTACCAGGAAGGCCTGATCACCCAGGGCGAGAAGTACAACAAGGTCGTCGACGCCTGGTCGCGGTGCACCGACCTCGTCGCCGAGGAGATGATGGCTGAGATGCAGCGCCCGACCGACCGGCGCGGCATCAACTCGGTCTACATGATGGCGCACTCCGGCGCCCGCGGCTCGGCCCAGCAGATCAAGCAGCTGGCCGGCATGCGCGGGCTGATGGCCAAGCCGTCGGGCGAGATCATCGAGACGCCGATCATCTCGAACTTCAAGGAAGGCCTGACCGTGCTGGAGTATTTCAACTCCACCCACGGCGCCCGCAAGGGCCTGGCCGACACGGCGCTGAAGACGGCCAACTCCGGCTATCTGACCCGCCGCCTGGTCGACGTGGCGCAGGACTGCATCATCACCGAGCACGACTGCGGCACCGAGAAGGGCCTGTCGATGTCAGCCATCATCGAAGGCGGCAACGTGGTCGAGACGCTGGGCGAGCGCATCCTGGGCCGCACGGTCATGCACGACGTCGTCCACCCCGAAACCGGCGAGACGCTGGCCGAGGCCGGGCAGATCCTGCAGGAGGAGGATGTCGAGCGCATCGAGCGCGCCGGCGTCGAGACCGTGCAGATCCGCTCGCCGCTGGTCTGCGAATCGCAGGTCGGCGTGTGCGGTCAGTGCTATGGACGCGACCTGGCCCGCGGTACCTCGGTCAATATCGGCGAGGCGGTCGGTGTGATCGCCGCCCAGTCGATCGGCGAGCCCGGCACCCAGCTGACCATGCGCACCTTCCACATCGGCGGTGCGGCGCAGAAGAGCGCGGTGAAAAGCCACATCGAGGCCAACTACGACGGCAAGGTCGAGCTGAAGAACCGCAACGTCGTCACCGATTCCGAGAACCGGCTGATCGTGATGGGCCGGAACTGCGAGCTGCGGGTGCTGGACGACAACGGGCGGGAGCGGGCCAAGCACCGCATCCCCTATGGCGCCAAGCTGCTGGTCGAGAATGGCGAGGCGGTCGCCCGCGGCACCCGCCTGGCCGAGTGGGATCCGTTCAACATCCCGGTCATCGTCGACCAGAGCGGCAAGGTGCGCTATCGCGACCTGGTCGAGAACGTCACCTTCAGCGAAGTGGTCGACGAGGCCACCGGCATCTCCAGCAAGGTGGTGATGGAATCGCCACGGTCGTCGGCGCTGCAGCCGGCGATCGACGTGGTCGACGAGGCCGGCGAGGTGCGCATCTCGGAGAGCGGCCAGCAGGCCACCTTCAAGCTGTCGGTCAACGCCATTCTCAGTGTCGAGGACGGCGCCGAGGTGGCGCCGGGCGACGTGATCGCGCGCGTGCCGCAGGAATCCTCCAAGACCAGGGACATCACCGGCGGTCTGCCGCGGGTGGCGGAGCTGTTCGAGGCGCGCAAGCCGAAGGACCATGCGGTGATCGCCGAGATCGACGGCCGCATCGAGTTCGGCAAGGACTACAAGGCCAAGCAGCGGGTGATCATCCGGCCGGACGACGAGGAGGCCGAGCCGTTCGAGTACCTGCTGCCGAAGGGCCGCAACGTGCTGGTGCGCGAGGGCGACTACGTCCAGAAGGGCGACCTGCTGGTCGACGGCAACCCGGTACCGCACGACATCCTGCGCGTGCTCGGCGTCGAGGAACTGGCCCGCTATCTGGTCAACGAGATCCAGGACGTCTATCGGCTGCAGGGCGTGAAGATCAACGACAAGCACATCGAGGTGATCGTTCGCCAGATGCTGCAGAAGGTCGAGATCGTCGAGCCCGGCGACACCACCTACCTGGTGGGCGAACTGGCGGACCGGGCCGAGTTCCAGGCGATCAACGAGGCGATGGTCGAGGAGGGCCTGCGCACCGCGATGGCGCAGCCGGTCCTGCAGGGCATCACCAAGGCGAGCCTGCAGACCCGGTCGTTCATTTCGGCGGCCTCGTTCCAGGAGACCACCCGCGTGCTCACCGACGCCGCCGTCAACGGCAAGATGGACGAGCTGAGCGGCCTGAAGGAGAACGTGATCGTCGGCCGGCTGATTCCCGCCGGCACCGGCAACATCATGAACAAGTACCGGCGCATCGCCGCCGACCACGACCGCGAGGTCGCCGAGCTGGCGACCGAGCGGGCGCAGCTTGCCGGCGCCGAGCCGGGCGCGGATGCGGGGCCGGACGCGCCGGCGGCCGACGCCGCCGAATAG
- a CDS encoding SH3 domain-containing protein, whose amino-acid sequence MSAEFGRTAGRRHGAAIALALALASCVATSALADSLAPREEGLNTIQTPDGDGGSDTTAAVGSVAEDVALYDSPRPMYATTSARVRSGPSTDFDPVGTIPYAALVSVLGQAPSSGWLYVEMADGSRGFTAAHLLSENRPSTTTGPATTDNGSTVETGATPVCVGGQVLIRMGDGRSICATLQ is encoded by the coding sequence ATGAGCGCTGAATTCGGTCGAACGGCAGGCAGGCGGCACGGGGCGGCGATCGCGCTCGCGCTGGCGCTCGCGTCCTGCGTTGCGACGTCCGCGCTGGCGGATTCGCTGGCGCCGCGCGAGGAAGGCCTGAACACGATCCAGACGCCGGACGGCGACGGCGGCAGCGACACCACGGCCGCCGTCGGCAGCGTTGCCGAGGATGTGGCCCTCTACGATTCGCCGCGTCCGATGTACGCCACCACCTCGGCCCGCGTCCGCTCCGGCCCCAGCACCGACTTCGACCCGGTCGGCACCATTCCCTATGCCGCCCTGGTCTCGGTCCTGGGCCAGGCGCCCAGCAGCGGCTGGCTCTATGTCGAGATGGCCGACGGCAGCCGCGGATTCACGGCTGCGCACCTGCTGTCCGAGAACCGGCCGTCGACCACGACCGGGCCGGCCACGACAGACAACGGCTCGACCGTCGAGACCGGCGCGACGCCGGTTTGCGTCGGCGGCCAGGTGCTGATCCGCATGGGCGACGGCCGCTCGATCTGCGCCACCCTGCAATAG